In a single window of the Elaeis guineensis isolate ETL-2024a chromosome 8, EG11, whole genome shotgun sequence genome:
- the LOC105034219 gene encoding pentatricopeptide repeat-containing protein At3g21470, which yields MPPKIALLRQLHALHVTSGIQGPLKWIRLIKDYLSHGFAEEALLIYTQNLPDRIRQPILPLVLKVCASHSLLSLGQSLHADCLKVGMVHDLLVGTTFVSMYCKCHRPAVARKFFDEMPERNVVTCNALIGGYCVHGDMELASILFDRMLSRTPVTWALMIEGFAKVGDTVAARGLFDRAPAGMRTVVTWTVMVHGYTVNGEMEAARELFDRMPFRNLFVWSSMITGYFKKGDAEEAGAIFSQMPVRNLVNWNALIAGYTQIGCSEEALEAFRQMQEHGFEPDEFTIASVLSACSQLGSLDCGKKIHELINRKKIKTNHFVLNGLVDMYAKCGDLERARKLFDGMRRKNSVCWNSMISGLASHGRSEEALNLFAQMEESEETPNEITFLVILSACTHGGFVKEGLEIFEKMDKYGLVAGVEHYGCLVDLLGRAGRLAEAYDVIKKMPMKPNEVVWGALLGACKVHMDLEIADKVVHEIGTLNSGAGSINDAQYVVLSNIYAASEKWKEAERIRSRMVENGIQKMPGCSSIMVGNTDYQFHAGAISVSSTYAMWSLRL from the coding sequence ATGCCACCGAAGATAGCTCTTTTGAGGCAGCTTCATGCCTTGCATGTAACCAGTGGAATCCAGGGGCCCTTGAAATGGATTAGACTCATCAAAGACTACCTTTCTCATGGCTTTGCAGAGGAAGCTCTCCTAATATACACCCAAAACCTCCCTGATAGAATCCGCCAACCCATACTACCATTGGTTCTCAAAGTTTGTGCCTCCCACTCCCTCCTTTCACTTGGCCAATCGTTGCATGCAGACTGTCTCAAAGTTGGGATGGTTCATGATCTATTGGTGGGCACCACATTTGTCTCCATGTATTGTAAATGTCATCGGCCGGCCGTTGCTCGTAAGTTCTTCGATGAAATGCCTGAGAGGAATGTGGTGACATGCAATGCCCTGATTGGAGGTTACTGCGTGCATGGTGACATGGAGTTGGCTTCAATTCTCTTTGACCGGATGCTTTCGCGGACCCCTGTGACTTGGGCATTGATGATTGAAGGGTTTGCTAAGGTGGGAGATACTGTGGCTGCGAGGGGGTTGTTCGACAGGGCCCCAGCCGGGATGCGAACCGTGGTGACATGGACTGTTATGGTCCATGGTTATACTGTAAATGGTGAAATGGAAGCTGCAAGGGAATTGTTTGACCGCATGCCATTTCGGAATTTATTCGTGTGGTCTTCCATGATCACTGGGTATTTCAAGAAGGGTGATGCTGAGGAGGCTGGAGCAATTTTCAGCCAAATGCCGGTCCGGAACTTGGTGAACTGGAATGCATTGATAGCTGGGTACACACAAATTGGATGTAGTGAGGAGGCTTTAGAAGCTTTTAGGCAAATGCAGGAGCATGGCTTCGAACCTGATGAGTTTACAATAGCGAGTGTTTTATCAGCTTGTTCACAactgggttcactagattgtggcAAGAAAATCCATGAGTTGATCAATCGCAAAAAAATTAAGACAAATCATTTTGTTTTAAATGGTTTGGTCGACATGTATGCAAAATGTGGTGATCTTGAAAGAGCAAGAAAACTCTTTGATGGGATGAGAAGAAAGAACAGTGTATGTTGGAATTCAATGATCTCAGGCCTTGCTAGTCATGGTCGGAGTGAAGAGGCCCTCAACCTCTTTGCTCAAATGGAAGAGTCGGAAGAGACACCTAATGAGATAACCtttcttgtgatcctttcagccTGCACGCATGGAGGATTTGTTAAAGAAGGATTAGAAATTTTTGAGAAGATGGACAAATATGGATTGGTTGCAGGTGTGGAACACTACGGATGCTTGGTCGATCTATTGGGCCGAGCAGGAAGGCTAGCTGAAGCCTATGATGTGATCAAGAAGATGCCGATGAAACCAAATGAGGTGGTGTGGGGAGCCCTGCTAGGAGCCTGTAAAGTACATATGGATTTGGAGATTGCGGACAAAGTGGTGCATGAGATTGGAACGTTGAATTCTGGTGCTGGATCCATTAATGATGCACAGTATGTGGTGCTATCGAATATTTATGCTGCTTCAGAAAAATGGAAAGAAGCAGAGAGGATAAGGAGCAGAATGGTGGAAAATGGAATACAAAAAATGCCTGGTTGCAGTTCGATCATGGTAGGTAACACAGACTATCAGTTCCATGCTGGCGCTATTTCAGTCTCAAGCACATATGCTATGTGGAGCCTAAGGTTATAG